The following coding sequences lie in one Hyphobacterium sp. CCMP332 genomic window:
- a CDS encoding metalloregulator ArsR/SmtB family transcription factor — MEHLIGQLKALAEPTRLRVATLLALGELTVSELVQVLGQSQPRVSRHLKLLTDAGLVERQPEGAFVFYRLVSAGPGQRIANVIGDLTPPDDPVLKRDLDRLATVKAARAAAAESYFQRANEDWNRIRALHLSEDEVEAAMRDAAGSGPFQLMIDVGVGTGRILEVFADRVTESVGIDVNHAMLNVARLNLERAGLTGASVRKADVSALPFDDGVADLVTVHQVLHYLDDPAVAIAECARVLKPGGVLLIADFAPHQLEFLKTDHAHRKLGFSDEEMTEWVENSGLEMRRRSALHPEEPENRLTVKIWSARRTPVRASQPPVSARDLTA, encoded by the coding sequence ATGGAACATCTGATTGGACAATTGAAAGCCCTTGCGGAGCCAACCCGGCTTCGCGTGGCGACGCTTCTGGCGCTGGGCGAGCTGACGGTTTCGGAGCTGGTGCAGGTCCTGGGGCAAAGTCAGCCGCGTGTCAGCCGCCATCTGAAATTGCTCACCGATGCCGGGCTGGTGGAACGACAGCCTGAGGGCGCTTTTGTCTTTTATCGTCTGGTATCCGCCGGTCCCGGCCAACGCATTGCCAATGTCATTGGTGATCTGACGCCGCCGGATGATCCTGTTTTGAAGCGTGATCTGGACCGTCTCGCCACCGTCAAGGCCGCCCGGGCAGCCGCGGCGGAATCATATTTCCAGCGCGCCAATGAAGACTGGAATCGCATTCGAGCCCTGCACTTGTCCGAGGACGAGGTGGAGGCCGCCATGCGCGACGCGGCGGGCAGCGGGCCTTTTCAGTTGATGATCGACGTGGGCGTCGGAACCGGACGTATACTCGAAGTTTTTGCGGACCGTGTCACGGAAAGTGTCGGCATCGACGTCAATCATGCCATGTTGAACGTCGCGCGGCTTAATCTGGAGCGGGCTGGCCTGACCGGTGCCTCGGTTCGCAAGGCCGACGTGTCCGCCCTTCCGTTTGATGACGGTGTGGCGGATCTGGTGACAGTTCATCAGGTGCTCCATTATCTTGATGATCCTGCGGTTGCGATCGCCGAATGCGCGCGCGTTCTCAAGCCGGGTGGTGTTTTGCTGATCGCAGATTTCGCGCCGCACCAGCTGGAATTCCTGAAAACCGATCATGCTCACAGAAAGCTCGGCTTCTCGGATGAAGAGATGACCGAGTGGGTGGAGAATTCAGGACTGGAAATGCGCCGCCGGTCCGCGCTTCATCCCGAAGAGCCGGAAAACCGTTTGACCGTGAAAATATGGTCGGCCCGCCGAACCCCCGTCCGGGCGAGCCAGCCTCCCGTATCCGCCAGGGATTTGACCGCATGA
- the ettA gene encoding energy-dependent translational throttle protein EttA: MAAYQYVYHMDKLSKTYPGAAKPVFQGISLHFLPDAKIGVVGSNGAGKSTLLKIMAGMDTDFTGESWAEKGVRVGYLPQEPQLDPAKTVWENVIEGSAHKKLVDDFNAVSMKLAEDYSDELMEEMTELQEKIDAADAWDIDSKIEMAMDALRCPPADWDVTKLSGGEIRRVALCRLLLSEPHMLLLDEPTNHLDAESVDWLQHHLENFPGAILVVTHDRYFLDSITTWTLELDRGRGVPYEGNYSSWLEQKQKRLAQESREQGAKERALARELDWIRSSPKARQAKSKARIKSYEELRDQADRQEINHAQINIPPGPRLGGVVVEVENLKKGFEDKLLIDGLSFKLPPGGVVGVIGPNGAGKSTLFRMITGQETPDEGTLRLGETVKLSYVDQSRDTLDPNKNVWEEISGGNDMINLGGKEVPSRAYVGAFNFKGGDQQKKVGLLSGGERNRVHLAKTLQTGGNLLLLDEPTNDLDVETLAALEQALENYPGCAVVISHDRFFLDRLATHILAFEGDSHVEWFEGNFQEYIEDKKRRLGEDAVTPKRVKFKRFSR; the protein is encoded by the coding sequence ATGGCCGCCTATCAATACGTCTATCATATGGACAAGCTGTCGAAGACCTATCCGGGGGCTGCCAAGCCGGTTTTTCAGGGTATTTCCCTGCACTTCCTGCCCGACGCCAAAATCGGCGTTGTCGGCTCAAACGGTGCGGGTAAATCCACGCTTCTTAAGATCATGGCGGGCATGGACACCGATTTCACCGGCGAATCATGGGCCGAAAAAGGCGTGCGCGTCGGCTATCTGCCGCAGGAGCCCCAGCTCGACCCGGCCAAGACCGTCTGGGAAAACGTCATCGAGGGTTCAGCCCACAAGAAGCTGGTCGATGATTTCAATGCCGTCTCCATGAAGCTAGCGGAGGATTATTCCGACGAGCTGATGGAGGAAATGACCGAGCTTCAGGAAAAGATCGACGCCGCAGATGCGTGGGATATCGACAGCAAGATCGAAATGGCGATGGACGCCTTGCGTTGCCCGCCCGCCGATTGGGATGTGACCAAGCTTTCTGGCGGTGAAATCCGCCGTGTTGCGTTGTGCCGCCTCCTGCTCTCCGAGCCGCACATGCTGCTGCTCGATGAGCCGACCAACCACCTGGATGCCGAATCCGTCGACTGGCTGCAACATCATCTGGAAAACTTCCCCGGCGCCATTCTGGTCGTCACCCACGACCGCTACTTCCTCGATTCCATCACCACCTGGACGCTGGAGCTCGATCGCGGCCGGGGCGTGCCATACGAAGGCAATTACTCCTCCTGGCTGGAGCAGAAGCAAAAGCGCCTCGCGCAGGAAAGCCGCGAACAGGGCGCAAAAGAACGCGCACTCGCTCGCGAACTGGACTGGATCCGGTCCTCGCCGAAAGCGCGTCAGGCCAAGTCCAAGGCGCGGATCAAATCCTATGAGGAATTGCGCGACCAGGCTGACCGTCAGGAAATCAACCATGCCCAGATCAACATTCCGCCGGGCCCGCGTCTCGGCGGAGTCGTGGTCGAGGTCGAGAATCTGAAGAAGGGCTTCGAGGACAAGCTTCTGATCGATGGCCTGTCCTTCAAGCTGCCACCGGGCGGCGTGGTCGGGGTCATCGGCCCGAACGGCGCCGGTAAATCGACGCTGTTCCGGATGATCACCGGACAGGAAACGCCGGACGAAGGCACGCTGCGCCTCGGCGAGACCGTGAAATTGTCCTATGTCGACCAGTCCCGCGATACGCTGGATCCCAACAAGAATGTCTGGGAGGAAATCTCCGGCGGCAACGACATGATCAATCTCGGCGGCAAGGAAGTGCCGTCCCGGGCCTATGTTGGCGCGTTCAACTTCAAGGGCGGTGACCAGCAGAAAAAGGTCGGACTTCTGTCGGGTGGGGAACGCAACCGCGTACACCTTGCCAAGACGCTTCAGACCGGCGGCAATCTGCTCCTCCTCGATGAGCCGACCAACGATCTCGACGTGGAAACGCTGGCCGCGCTCGAACAGGCGCTGGAAAACTACCCCGGTTGCGCCGTGGTCATTTCCCACGACCGCTTCTTCCTCGACCGTCTGGCCACTCACATCCTCGCCTTCGAGGGCGACAGCCATGTGGAATGGTTTGAAGGCAACTTCCAGGAATATATCGAGGACAAGAAGCGCCGTCTGGGCGAGGACGCCGTTACGCCCAAGCGGGTCAAGTTCAAGCGCTTCAGCCGTTAG
- a CDS encoding pirin family protein translates to MTTLRPLVHLEPGMAASDGAGVKLNRLLGTPRLPQIDPFLMLDNFHSDNPDDYLAGFPPHPHRGFETVTYMFAGRMRHKDNKGHEGVIEQGGVQWMTAAGGIVHSEMPEQEDGLMSGFQLWINLPRAEKMKPAGYQEYRADQIPTDIREGVVAKIVAGTTSTGVEGPVKKITVQPFFAEIHLEPGAVYKEPLAADHSAIVAVHDGAILLPRTGSEAPMAVNRGELGVLGEGSLTRLEAGPDGARLLLIAAKPLREPVARGGPFVMNTEGEVRQAMLDYQTGRF, encoded by the coding sequence ATGACCACTCTTCGACCTCTCGTTCACCTCGAACCCGGCATGGCCGCAAGCGATGGGGCCGGTGTGAAGCTGAATCGCTTGCTCGGCACGCCGCGTCTGCCTCAAATCGATCCATTCCTGATGCTCGACAATTTCCATTCCGACAATCCGGATGATTATCTGGCCGGCTTCCCGCCACATCCGCATCGCGGCTTTGAAACCGTGACCTACATGTTTGCCGGCCGTATGCGCCACAAGGACAATAAAGGTCATGAAGGCGTGATCGAGCAAGGCGGCGTACAATGGATGACGGCCGCCGGGGGTATCGTCCATTCGGAAATGCCGGAACAGGAGGATGGGCTGATGTCCGGCTTCCAGCTGTGGATCAACCTGCCGCGCGCGGAGAAAATGAAGCCCGCAGGCTATCAGGAATACCGCGCTGACCAGATCCCCACGGATATTCGTGAAGGCGTGGTGGCAAAAATCGTTGCCGGGACGACGTCGACGGGTGTCGAGGGGCCAGTGAAGAAGATCACCGTTCAACCCTTCTTCGCCGAAATCCATCTCGAACCGGGCGCGGTCTATAAAGAGCCGCTGGCCGCGGATCATTCGGCCATCGTTGCGGTCCATGACGGGGCCATCCTGTTGCCGCGGACCGGCAGCGAAGCGCCGATGGCCGTCAATCGCGGCGAGCTGGGCGTGCTGGGCGAAGGCAGCCTGACGCGGCTGGAAGCGGGCCCGGATGGCGCGCGCCTGTTGCTGATTGCAGCAAAACCCTTGCGGGAACCCGTCGCCCGCGGCGGACCTTTCGTGATGAATACGGAAGGTGAAGTCCGCCAGGCGATGCTGGATTACCAGACAGGGCGGTTCTAG
- the metF gene encoding methylenetetrahydrofolate reductase [NAD(P)H], protein MSHQPTPFTFGRTSAPTVSFEFFPPKTDAMEARLWETVEKLEPYQPDFVSVTYGAGGSTRERTRNTVKRILTDTRLKAAAHLTCVGATRSETTDIIRDYKAAGVDHIVALRGDAPEGVGEAYTTHPGGFECTSELVRAARDAGVSQVSVGCYPERHPDSPSFEHDLDVLKRKIDAGATRAVTQFFFDPDVFFRFRDQAVAAGVNVPVIPGLMLQSNFNGLQRMANLCGASVPESLPPLYDGLDDDPETRDLVTANVVAKLARKLEKGGAEHFHFYTLNRASLAICLVRLLGVRALAEAA, encoded by the coding sequence ATGAGCCATCAGCCGACACCTTTCACCTTTGGCCGCACATCCGCGCCGACAGTTTCGTTTGAATTCTTCCCGCCGAAGACTGATGCGATGGAAGCCCGCCTATGGGAAACCGTCGAGAAGTTGGAGCCATATCAACCCGACTTCGTTTCGGTCACCTATGGCGCTGGTGGTTCGACGCGCGAGCGAACCCGCAACACCGTCAAGCGGATTCTGACGGACACCCGCCTGAAGGCCGCGGCACACCTGACATGCGTCGGCGCAACCCGCAGCGAAACCACGGATATCATTCGTGATTACAAAGCCGCAGGCGTTGATCACATCGTCGCCTTGCGCGGCGATGCACCCGAGGGGGTGGGTGAGGCCTATACGACGCATCCGGGCGGTTTCGAGTGCACATCTGAACTGGTTCGGGCGGCGCGCGATGCAGGCGTGAGCCAGGTATCTGTCGGCTGTTATCCGGAACGCCATCCGGACAGTCCATCGTTTGAGCACGATCTGGATGTCCTGAAGCGCAAGATCGACGCCGGTGCCACCCGCGCGGTCACACAGTTTTTCTTCGATCCTGACGTGTTCTTCCGCTTTCGCGACCAGGCCGTTGCGGCCGGTGTGAATGTGCCCGTCATTCCCGGCCTGATGCTGCAATCCAATTTCAACGGTTTGCAGCGTATGGCCAATCTGTGTGGCGCGAGTGTCCCGGAGAGTTTGCCGCCGCTATATGACGGCCTCGATGATGATCCAGAGACGCGCGATCTGGTGACGGCCAATGTCGTCGCCAAGCTGGCGCGCAAGCTGGAAAAGGGCGGGGCAGAGCATTTTCACTTCTACACCCTCAACCGCGCCAGCCTCGCCATTTGTCTGGTTCGCCTGCTGGGTGTCCGCGCTTTGGCGGAGGCTGCCTGA